Genomic DNA from Setaria italica strain Yugu1 chromosome V, Setaria_italica_v2.0, whole genome shotgun sequence:
GAGAAGCGATCGGATCGGAATCCGCTAGCATGGTCCCGAAGCGAAtctggatcgggttggcgaggaagtccttcatgctctcgggaaaAACAACACCGGGGCGGGATGCCATTGAGGTCACTTAGAGGATCTCGCAACCACCCCTACCTTGCACGCCAACTGTCGAATTTAGTAGCCCGATAGTCAAAGAGGAGGTTACCCAAGtgattgatttgtaggtgaggacgattgcgaaaccaagaactcgaaggtgatcacgagaacacaaaggggacacgagggttttagacaagttcggacctctggagagtaataccctacgtcttgtatgcgtggattgtattgctcaatgttTGAGTCGATGGGATGTTGGGATACTCTCGAGGGGTGCCCTttgccgccttatataggctaacgatcaagagttacaagttggtttgaatctaatctactcggtagttacatggaaggtaatctgagccGGATTACAATACACAATCCACGATATCCGGGTAGATTTGAATTGTCTGGTTGCCTTAGCGTGTACTCtaagtatcttcatatcctcGGCCAGCACGCCCTGGTCGGGCGGACCCACTTATCAGATCCGGGCCAGTATCCTTATCGGTAAGGACCCATGGGTACCCGTATCCCTCGTGTGGTGACCCTTAGGGCACTAACAATTGGCACCCCCTAGATCTATCATGATGTCATCTCGTAAAATCGGATGAGGTGCATTTTGTAAATATGCAAGATGCAAGAAAGTGATGAATCACCCATCGTCTTTTTTAAACCAAACACCGCACGGGTTGCTCGTCCTCTACTCCCTGCTGTCGTTCCCTTACTTCGCTTTGCTTTCATCACGTCGCTCACGCCAACGCACGGAAGTAATGTAATGCTACGGAATTTCACGCGACCCGCCAGCATTACCCATCGAGCAAAAGACAAGATTGTAGCCCGGCTTGCAAGAGTACGTGATAGTGGTTGCGTGAAATTTAAGGCAGCCAATGGCCATTCGACGATGCGGCAGCTAGGGGCGCCTCGTGATGTGTTGTACTGTTGTCCCTCAATTCATCCATGGTATTGAAGTTAGAGACCAATTGCTGGCACTTCCATTGGGACCTTTTTCTTTATTCCTCAACAGTAAGATCCAGTTTGGATTCACAAATTAAactttagagcaactccaaaagtatctaaaaaattcttccccaaaattatatattgggggttttcaaaaaaaatttcccctaaaaacatatcagtccacagcagatcgctaataaacagcccctaatatttcaaacacaggccacgtcatcgtattggacccatcggaagggacgcgcaggcgtgcgggaatcaggattgggggaggaacgccaaagctaaaatatacgcgatggcaggctgtttttttggcgtcgctaaaaaattggggaaggtttaggtggattgttggagttcattttttctctctttttttctgaaaaaagtattggggtaagattagcagcctcttgaagttgctcttagctGGCTAAATTTAGTTGATACGGATTCAAACAGCTTAGCTAAATGAGCACTCTAAGCTCCTCCTAACTAATTGGAGCTAAAGGATTCTTTAGCTGTTTCAATTAGCTAGAGGATTCTTTAGCTGTTTGAACTCAGCTAAACCCAACTAAACCATCGAAAGATCAAAATACCCGCTCATTCATTCACAGTAAATTCCCCACCCGCGAGCCTGTTCCCATCCGATCCTGATCCTCTTCCCACACTACCCCACCGTCGCCACCGTAACGCCGCACCTTAGCCTCGCAGCCCCATGCCACCGGCTTGCTGAGACCTCGCTCCTAGCCCCCTTTGTGCGGCCTCCTCGCCGACGTGAGCCCCGTCACATGGGATCCAGCAGCCGCTCCCAATAACGCTGCTCCTTCGCCCGCGCGGCTCCGAGCTCGCCACTCCGGCCGTGCGGCTTCAAACCGTTGCTCGCCGACATGCTTTCGGTTCCTCGCTCCAGCTTCGAGCCGCTACTCGCAACACGCTGGAAGGGGCGGAGTTGGAGGGAGGCGACAACTAGACGGCACGGCGTCACACCATTTGGACATCGTCACGAGCCGCGCGGAGCCCGACCTCCACCAACGTCGAGGCTTCCGCGTGCGGCTCTTGTTCCTGGTGGTGTGGAGGCGACAGAGATCGGAGAGGAAGGAAATGATCAGCAGTACAATTGAGCATTCAATGAAGGGTAGGATAGTCCAACCAGTACAATGAGGTGGTGGATCCAACGGTGACATTCGGTAGGTTCCGTTAACCTTTtggacttcatttttttttgcccccTCGCAAATCGCGATGCAAGCTGGAGCACGGATGACGGACCACGCACGGCGCGCGACAACTAGTCAACCAATCAAACGCGCGGCCTGACGCAAAGGGCACGTGTAGAGTAGTAGGCGGCCAGGTGCAGGGGCAGGCACCGGGCCAGGCCAGGACCGCGAGAGACGAGCAGGGGAAGGACCGAAGGAAGgacgcccggcccccggccggcCGTACCACGGGCTAGCGGCGGGCATAAATGGTGCCCGGCGTAGGCCACGCCTTTCCCGAAAAGCGACGCGAGCTGAGCCGGATCAGCCGAGCACTTTATTTTATAAGTACCGATCGTATGGCTACTCCAGCGCGGCACGTACTACCCCTACTACATGTGTACTACCCCTACTACATGTGCACCTGGCAGCGGCGTCCGGCGACGTTAAATTGCGCTCATCTGATAATCGACTGTCCAGAGAATCTGCTGGATGTATAACCCACGAGTTTGACAACTCTAATTATTTATAGTTGATTATCTATTATAATTGTAAAATGATCTATTTACTCCTGTgactgataatagctcatttgaTTCATGAGCACGAGTAGAAGATGGTCTTATCAATATTTTTAAAGTTTGTAGAACACAAATTTAATAAATTAATTATTTGTGACCCCACATGTCAtctctctattttctttttctttgtttattttaGTAGAGgcttatcttcttcctcggtGCACTAGGCTTCTTCCGTGCGTTCCTCTTCCCTGACCTCAAAACTATCGGCCGCACTAAGCAAAATTCGTCATCTCCGTTAAATCCTAGATCAATTACTCGCAATTGAAGCTTCATTAATGTGTGGTGAACCCATTTTACTACTCATCTGCATAAATCCATGGAGGTACTATGTGGACCGAGGATGGGAAGAAGGAAACAATTGCTGCCTCTCATCCTGCATCCTGCTGCCGTCCCTCCCACCTGACCTCGTGGTATGCCTGCTGCCggacctccctccctcctaaTACCCAcgcttccctccctccctgctaCCTACCGTACTCCCTctctgccgcgcctccctcctgctctgcccgccgctcgccgccaccTTCCCGCCTAATGCGCCAAGCCTCCCTCCCTGGTGGCACCACCGCGCCTACTCCCTTGCTGGATGCACCACGCCGTGCCGCACCTAGCGCCTGCTTCCTTCTAGCTGCGCCACGCCGCACCACCCGCCCGCTTGTCGCCCAGCCTCCGCAGGCACCGCATCTGGGCAGCGAGAGAGAAGaacgggagggagagagggtaTTGGTGGAAAATCTCAGATGATTTCTCATACCGTAGGGGTTCGACCGCGTTTCGTCCGTAGGCAAGTTGCGGTGGGGAGGGACGCTCACGGCGCGGTACCGCGCAGTCACCGTGTAAGGATAGATCGCCAAGAATTTcactgtaatcctactaggattcataccatgtaatcctaccaGGACTCCTACCTTTTAACCGACTAATAATTCtgcctcctggagtatataaagaaggGCAGGGATACCTAGATTAGTAGACCAACAGAGGCGAaaacctcatagaaccacaatagaggatcaaatcctcatcaccaaacaacacccaaacaCAGGCCGCAATATACagcaccccaaacaggacgtagggtattacgctactctggcagcccgaacatgtataaatctgtgtcttatgtcctcgcttttatcttcgagtttcaggtccgacgatcccccaccaaccaatctccTATCTTTgaatacccctcagtaggttgctgggtataaaacaccaacatctgGCGCGCTAGTCGAGGATGGACGTCATACCATCAACATCCAGTCGGAATTGACTCCGATtaacttcatcaacaatcgtcgCGGCTTCATCGACAGCCCCCACGGTTTCATCGGCAATCGTCTATGAATCAAACTAAGTCATCTTTTtagtaattattttttctctgGCTTGTTTTCAGCATGGTTGGCCAAtgcgccgactacttatttgtgtacaccTCTCGACGGGAATTACCTTCCAGAGCTACATTTCACCCACTGCTCCTAGGGTATGTTGACCGATAGCCacgggcttggtacaccgaattatggaggctatagccacgggtttggtgcactaagTTTTGGAGGCTCCGCTAcgggcttggtacatcgaattatgGAGGCTATGACCACGGGTTTGATGCACCGACTGCTGGAGGCTCACAGTGGCTACACCCTATCAACGCACCAATTCTTTGCACGGCAACACACGCTCTTCTCGCTaaaaggtagaaaagtctcaacgactactttaagcgcaatcgcgctctctttttgtcaTAATACTGACTACTTATTTTTAATATCTTCTCTTAGTGGTCACTAATCTTCTCAAGCTgaacacgccttaatccgtgaaatTCTCAGATCTTCTGTCATACCTAAACGCTAGAATGTAtacatgagacaaagatctcagacATGCAAACGGCAGTGCCAATATGCGTAcagagacaaagatctcacacgtaATGGCAACAGCTAAACAAAGACCGAGAGCctaaacataacaggctaactactagGGAGAAATGTGGCCAAAATAGGAGCATGACACAcatcatttatatttatattcatcactaaataaatttcagtagtatcttcaaaattctacaaatatactacataatgtatgcatctttttgttcaggtcaagctttggagATGACTCTGTAGGATACTCAGTGTACCTCCAATGGCTTAGCTCagctaagcaccaattactactcggaatacctcTGGTAGCTCCACTAGCTCTCACGCTCAGGCTAAGCGTTAATAACTACAAGACGTGGCTCCTATGGCTCACCTAGCGCATAAGCTTGGGGGCTAAACGCTGCAAagctactcggatgatgacttgcgtgaagactaaagactcTTAGATTATTTAATCGTTCCAAGGCTCGAGGGTtaataagctacacccaacagttgattttttcaagatgaaagaataagatttaagattttattgacccttagcctaattcttcgattcaagctaaggctcggggactacttcatatggagtgcaactttcgccgccctcaatatcacattccaaaaatgaagattacaaaatcaagatgatcaagggcttgagcacaccttAGTCTCATGGCAGATTTAAAGAaatttgaagattcagccagataaAGTACTTGAGAAGCAGTAAACTACtcgcgaggatctgaaaagtactcgaagactgctgcattcgactatgaagcgcttgggggcttgtcggggatagatccccagtacccgcaaagaaggaaaaaggcaaactcctactagaattctcCTGTAATTCTATTAGGGctcataccatgtaattctACTAAAACTcttaccttgtaaccgactagtaatcctgccccctgaagtatataaaggaggacaTGAGCACCTAGATCGGCAGACCAACAGaggtgaagacctcatagaaccacaatagaggaccaaatccttaacactaaacaacacccaagcgcagggcgcaatataaaacaccccaaatagaacgtagggtattacagtACTCTaacggtccgaacctgtataaattcatatcctgtgtcctcacttttacctttgaATTGCAGTTCCGACGATCCCACACCGCGACCCATTCGGCAGGATTATCTACGGTGCCCCGCCACACCGCGCGGTGACCGCGGTCCCAAACGGGCCATTGGCTTGGCTTGCCTTCCCGATCGGCCGGGGCCCTAGGATGGAGGCATCATTGCCTTTGCCCCTGAGGGTGGCCCTGCTGGTAGGGGTACGTGGCTACGTGCTGGGGCTCAGGCACGTCGCGTGCGCGGCTCGTCTCGTCTCCGGTTGGTTGCTTGCCTGCTGGATCATATCGCCCCGGGATCTCTCGCTTGGAATTAAACGGGCGGGGATGTGGGCCGGCTACTGCCTACTGTACGTGGCGTACGTGCTTCTTCGGTGCTTGGGCACGTTACAGGCTTACAGCTCTAATGGCTGGGGACGGAATGCGATCGCGAGACTTCATCGTCATCTCAACTGTTCCATCGATCAATATAACCAACCAACCAGCTTTGTGCGTGCAGTGCAGGGTGTGCAATTTGATGATGCCGCTGCCCGGCCCTCATCCTTTGCGTACGTACGAGCCACCACATCACCGATTCACCGTACGGTGAGCACGCCTTTTCCGGCCGCCGTGAAAGCGACGGCACGCCGCGTTCTAGTCGTTACCGCGCCCTCTGCCTGTAGTGTACGGCGAGCGTACTACCACGGGCCCACGGCGCAGCAGCACGGCATGGCATCGGTGAGCAGTGATCCTGCGCCATGACTGATCTGCATGCGCGACGACACTAGTCTCAGCACGCGCGCCCCGGGCCGGCGTGTCATTAGGGAGCTCATATATGGCTTCTGTGTGGATGGCTTAGGCCCGTCAAGGATCCATGAACGCCCAGCTTCTTCTACCTCGCGTCCGGGATCCTCCACTTGCCGCCCCCGCCGTCCACCTCGCCCTTCCTAACCTCGTGGCCTTCCTCGTACCCGCCGCCGGTCACCGCCCACCGGCTGTCCGGCCTGCCCGCTcccactccgcctcgcctccgccgccagtcgaaccaccatcacctctgggccgccgccgccgccaaccttCTCCTCTagggccgccggccatggaagcCCCGAAACTCCGAAACCCTAACCCCGCCGACCTCTACCACCACCCCGCCCGGCGGCGACCTCGCTGCCGGCCGCTCCCCCCACCTCCCGCCCGCTCCACCGAACTGGACTCCTCAacggcgcgggaggaggcggcggcgtgagggactcagcggcggcgcgagagagaaggaagaggagaggaagagagaaggaCGGATAAGGTGTGCAGCTGGCGCACGAATCTTAAAACGTTTGAAGCCACGGATAGGAATACCGATGTCATTGCCAGGCACCAGCTGGGCCACACACACTTGAACTTGAACCTGTCGGAAAGGAAGatgaaaacaaaataataaGACGCCGAATTGGGCCTAACATAGGCCCACTACTAGACTCTAGGCCGGATTCGATCGAGCAAAACGGGCCGATCTTATTTTGGACgagctgtttttttttacatccaactttttttttcccgtgCACATACCTTTTTCACTGCGAGAAGactcttttttattatttattattcatgagacACACTCCAATCTTTGAGCACTCCATGAAGGAGTTTTTGCTAACCACTAACCGTAACCGGGCGGCCGTGCTGACCGTTTGTATAGCAGGCTTTGCTACTCAATGTGCTACGATGAAATGGACACGTTTCTAAAGAAAAAAAGCTGTATGTAACGTCAGCCGCCTGAAAATTCGAGTTAGTTCATTCCGTGTACACAGAGCTATTAGGTGCATACAattatctatgaatctagaaaagttaaaatgacctacaatttgggacgggaGAGTTATTCTTTGAGAAATAAGACTCACTCTAACTATGCCTATCGATGGAACAGGGGAACTTCCCCCGGATTGAGTTGCTTGTTGTCATGGATTTCTGTCATTTGCTCTGCAGTAGCAACGAGCCAACGAGTGTTAGCTAAGTGATGATATCTTGccctaatatatttttttaataaaggatATCTTGCCCTAATATATAACAGCTCCTACTGATGCTCTTGCTGCTGCAAATTCAGCAACATCATCAAAATTGGAGATTGAGATGTACGGGGAGGCAGGGAGCAGATATCGGCTTCCCTTGATTGGTTCAGTTCTAGGTGGATCTGTTGTTGGTTTGTTCATTGGATGCGTTTTGACATGTACAATTTTTTTGCACTTGTGATGACTGACGAGAGCTTGATccaattctctctctctctcacacacacacttaAAACTGAGCCCTTGGTGCTTTTCTTTTGCCAAGCATCAAGCATGCCTTGGGATTTCCTACAGAGGAAATACGTGCACGCACTGCTGCAGCAGCACAAGCCTGTAAAAGTTGCAACCCAGACAACACACGAAGGTCGTAGCTGCTAATCGTGCGCCAGGAGTTCATGTTGGCCAGAGCCTTTCCACGACCGAGGTTGTTGATCATGTCGATTCTTGGAGTGCCAAGATGACGAGGTGGCCCTCTGCCTCCGCGCCTGCTGGtacatttttagaaaacttGTGGtaccaacttcatattttttgaaaatatttggtaccaacttcatatttttaaaTAGAGTATCAACAAATAGCCTacatttttagaatttttttttaccaacttcatattttttggatttgaaatgaattagtttataattttttattaaatcaaaactttttaaatttctagaaaatgtaaaaccaccCTCGGAACCACTCAAAGGGCAAAATTTTCTTGGTTTTGACAGTTGGATGGGCCTTCTTATCAGGTTTTGTAGTTGTGGGTTGCAAATCAGACTTATGCTATACTTGGAGGTTGAAAATCGAACTTTTCCCTAAAATCAATCCATTTGCTAACTACTGTAGTGTTTTCCCTAAAATCAATCCATTTGCTAACTACTGTAGTGTTTTTTGGATGGAATTCTGGGATGGGTGAAGTCACTCTTTCACTGAAGCCTGGTGGCACCTGATTATGTTGGTAAATTTTACTTGTTTGATACCGCTGACTGATGTTGAGTAGTCGCAGTGTAATGAAACTTCTTGTTGTCCTCTTTCCTTGCGCATTTTATGTTACAAAATCAAACCCAGACCATAGCTATAAGTGAGAGCTTCCAACTTACTAATTTATGGCTTACCCCAGCCATGCCACATTGTTGCTTACTAGTTTCTATGCTCCAATATGCTTTTGTAGCCTTACAAAACATTGGTTAGCAAAGGAAACGATGCTGAAAAAGAAATCCGCCCGTGCCGCGACTCCCCGACGCCCCAGCCGCGCAAGCCCATGGCGCCGGCACCTGGTAAGCCCCTGTGTCCTCCAAGGCTCCGACGCGGCATGCTGGAGGCCCTCGACGGCGTCAGCCGCAAGCCCCGACGCCGCTTGGCCCCACGACGCtgtctgcaggctgcagccacgacggcggcgtggaAGGGAAacagagggaggggaggaggaagagcaagcTGCTGTGCTGGTGCAGGAGGACCATCCCCGGCtacggcaatggcggcggtgcgGTCGCCCATCCAAATTTTGGCCACATTTGGTTGGTGCGGTCTCACAGATGCCTACAACGATTTGCTCGATTTGCTCAGGCAGGAGCAAACGGCACTAACTCAAACGATATTACTATATACTCTGACTTAGAGACAGGTGTTACAAGTGCTTGTTTGAGCGGTTTACATCACTAAAGGTATTACAAACACAAACTTTGATCGAGCTCTTACGTTTTCCAACCACAAAACCATCACCAGCTTCAGAATCCTCACAAAATTGGAAGTTTGGAACAAGACGAAACAGAACATAACACTGAATTCAATCCACGCTTGGAACACGGGCGCCAAAAGAGTTGCTACAAGTATTTCATGAACCCAAACAGCTCATCATCTATCCTAGGGATAAACATCCTCGAGTAGAACACAGCACAAAGGTTTGGATACTTAAGACACAAGCTAGGACAATACGGCGTGCCACGACATGGGGTTTATCTCTTCTTCGACACACCGACAGTCTTTCCACGCCTTCCGGTGGTCTTGGTGTGCTGTCCACGGACACGCAGGCCCCAGTAGTGACGCAGCCCACGGTGGTTCCTGGATAACACAAGGGGTTTTTTTGTTACAAGACAGTCATCATATAATGAGAACTGCAACAGAACTTAGGTATATAAATCATAGGTGAGCATATTCCGTGCAAAAAATAGCTGGAGGTTTAGAACACAAATGAATAGGCTTTTCATCAGAATTACACGACTAGCTACAACCAAAGGAATTATCTCAGCAACTTTAAAGTAGAAAAAAATGCAGCTAGTATCTCTGACAATGCCGTGATGATGAATCTGTGTGAATGCAAAGCAACATACACAAAAGATGTTTCACGAGACACACCTGATCTTTTTCAGCCTCTCAAGGTCATCCCTGAGCTTCATGTCAAGGGCGTTGGAAACTACCTGGGAGAACCTACCATCCTTGTAGTCCTTCTTCCTGTTGAGGAACCAGTCAGGGACCTTGAACTGGCGGGGGTTGGCAACCACGGTCATGAGGCGCTCAAGCTCATCTGGGGACAGCTCACCAGCCCTGCACAAAAATATAATTGTCAGAGCTGAACTGGATTAAGAGTAACAACCTACTGACACAATCAGCTAACATCACACATGGATAAATTGATCGTACATCAAAACCTGAGCAAACTAGAAATGTTGCAAAATGCCAAGACTTATGCAATGGTTAATGTCATAGACAGAAGGTATTCTTCAAGAAAAACATTTTCCAATCACTTGACTACATTTTCTCAAATAGCATTCAGAGAATCTAACTAACAATAGCTGCTGAGCTGATGACTGCTACTACTAGTGAACAATCAGTAGATAAATATATCTACTGCTGCCAAGCTTGCCCAGGGGAAAACCAAATCGATCCATTAGAAGCCACAGTTTCTTAGATTAACTGCACTGATCACCTCAgagaacaaaacaaaagaaagaaaactgaTACTATTTACAATTTGTCAATTTAtctttcaaattcaaaatttaagTGCATTTTTTGCCAAACTAGAcctgaaaacaaaacaaaccgAAATTCTGGATAACAAAACACATTGAACAGTTTCCTGGTCATGTTTCTCCATTGAATAGAAGTGAATGTGAACAAACATTGTTCACAACTAACTGAAGATTATAGAGCTACAGTGTGAAGAACTTTCAGTACCTCCAATGAAAGCACTGCTGCCACATGTATACGACACTATAAAGTTAGCAATGGTTTTAATCGACTTGTTAAGTTGGAAAGAAACTTTAGTTTCACAATGACCTACTCTTCAAAGTACAGCAGTTAAGTTGGCAAATTAGTTGTGCTAAACTAACAAGTAGTAACTTTGGTGAAGGGAATTATCATCTAGCACCAAATTATCAACCTATGAATATATTCATCTGCCCAACAGCAGACATTCAATCACTCACACAGCAGCAATTATTCCTCATAAATAGTATCAAACAGGATCTTATTGTCAAAagctaccatataaaaaagaGACTAGTCTCTAGACCCAAATTCTAACCCAAATGACTTGTTACTCAAACCTACACAATTTAAACTTGGTATAATCACCAACGGACCCACAGCACACCTTACCGCCATGATCCAAAGACTTCCGCTACATGAACCAACGACAAAAGCCATTTACAACTCACCGCTTGTTCATGTCAATGTCGGCCTTCTTGCAGACGATGTTGGAGAAGCGGCGGCCGACACCCTTGATGGAGGTGAGCGCGAACATGATCTTCTGCTTGCCATCCACGTTGGTGTTGAGCAGACGCAGGATGTGCTGGAAGTCCTCCCCCGCGATCAGCGACTGCAAAACCAACCCCGACCGCGCGTCAGACTAAACCACCGACCCTGTGACGGCTCAACGCGGCCGCGAAGGAGATAGTAGCTTACCATGGCGGCAGCGGCTGGCGGAGCTCGGGCACGCGCCGGAAttcgaggaagcggcggcggcgagggggtgcggcggcgcggggtaGGGTTTCTCCtctcgggggcggcggcgtcgtagcGGGGAGAGCTTTATAGTTGGGAGTGGGAGCGCGTGGAAGTAACCCTAGGGGCCGCGGATCGACGGCTAGGATGGATGCGGAGTGGAATCGAGGGGAGTGGGTCCAGTGGGCTTAACGGACTCTTTCGTTTCAGGTTGGGCCGGAACGGGGACGTTAACAACATTGAGCCCATTGAACAGgatttttcctcctttttcctttttcacccCGGGATCTCCTGCGCCTGCTGCGCGCGTCACCGATCGACTCACCGCCGTAGCCCTAACAAATTGAGGAAGCGTCGAGTTCCTCCTGCTCTCTAGCGGTTGGCGGCGAAGCCCcgaagtggcggcggcgctgggccgGGGGCGGCCTTGCGCACGAGTTTCTCACCTACACCTCGGCAAGGAAGGAGAGCGGCAGGGTCTTCTCGTCGACCTTCAGTCAGGTACGAGGTCATCGGCAAGAAGATGGGTGGCGGCGGATCCGCGAGTGCGCGCGGCTCCGTTGTGCTCGGACCGGGCCGCACCTGTCCGCGGTCCGACAACGCCTGGATGGCCGGATAGCCGTACCAGCGCCCGTGGCTCCGACCCTCCGATTTGGATCAAACCGAAGGTACGTGCATGTCCATCAGCCTAGCGTATACGCCCTTTGCCGTAGTTTTGCTTACAATCCCTAACGCTAGTAGATTACGATCGAATTGATATGTGGTAATGTGTGGATGCTTTGATGAATGATGAATTAGTGATTTAATATTGCATGTCCATTGATCCTTGCAAGAGGCACTAATATTATAAATTATTTGCGGATGGATATTATTTGAGTGTAGTTTTGAGATGCTCTTGTAATATTTCTTTGGATAAATTTTAAATTTCAATGTGTTGTTTCGTATATACTATATTATTACCTTGATGTTTATATTAGGAGCTTAACGAGTTTTACGGGGTAACATAGggtttcatgagcattaaatcATGTGCCATAACAGTAGTTTTGCTGACCAACCTAATTATAAGGAGAGAGGAGATGAgagtttcatcccatgaaactCAGCTGGGAGAGAGGAGATGAgagtttcatcccatgaaactCAGCTGGCATAGTTACCAAGTCCCATAAAATCCAATGAAACTTAAATTGAGGATGATGTTATAGTTTCATCGTATGACACGTTTGATCATAACTCAATGTAAAAATTAAATGTTGTAGGCTGTGCAATGAAAATTTGCACAAAGAgtgatagttttattttattaaaaaGATGACATGACAGTTTTGATAAAACTATACACTGACTTTCACATCGGAACCGGCGATCGCACTGGACACTCACACCCATATGCACGGGGCTCACGTAGCTTGGGATGACCGATGGCGCGAACGGGGAATCGTGGACGCGGGACAGAAAATATCTGCGATTGGCAACGGATCGCAGCGCCGTAAATTTGGCTCGTGAGGCCGGCGTTTTTGGGCGTTTGGAAAAAATAGGACGCGGGTTTGGGCACCTGTTGGTGCAGAGGTTATCACGTTAGTTCCCAAAACGAGAATTTTGGATATA
This window encodes:
- the LOC101780696 gene encoding 40S ribosomal protein S18, yielding MSLIAGEDFQHILRLLNTNVDGKQKIMFALTSIKGVGRRFSNIVCKKADIDMNKRAGELSPDELERLMTVVANPRQFKVPDWFLNRKKDYKDGRFSQVVSNALDMKLRDDLERLKKIRNHRGLRHYWGLRVRGQHTKTTGRRGKTVGVSKKR